In one window of Azotobacter salinestris DNA:
- a CDS encoding LysR family transcriptional regulator yields MQIDEELTFKKLEIFLAFMRSGNLSRAAAELDTSTVSVHRALHSLENALRCPLFRREGRKLTPLESAHVLEDRAQKLIADMLDTVRLTREAAGFSAERFKLGALYSLTVKTVPQLIMGLKLRRSTLNIDLILGSNIDLLYRLKNLELDAILVSLNDSVNDPDCESLPLFRDDIFLAVPVDSPFANQAEVDLAELREATFITLTQGFATHQDALRVFRQAGFAPQVAMQVNDIFTLLSMVSSGVGYALLPGRIAAVYENRVRLIPLEARYRMQQQIGVVFLKSRERDPNLLALLAECRMYAKRRDG; encoded by the coding sequence ATGCAGATCGACGAAGAACTGACCTTCAAGAAGCTGGAAATCTTCCTGGCCTTCATGCGCAGCGGCAACCTGTCGCGCGCCGCCGCCGAGCTGGACACCAGCACGGTCAGCGTGCACCGCGCCCTGCACTCGCTGGAGAACGCCCTGCGCTGCCCGCTGTTCAGGCGCGAGGGGCGCAAGCTGACGCCCCTGGAGAGCGCCCATGTGCTGGAGGACCGCGCGCAGAAGCTGATCGCCGACATGCTCGACACCGTGCGCCTGACCCGCGAGGCGGCCGGCTTCTCCGCCGAGCGCTTCAAGCTCGGCGCGCTCTACTCGCTGACGGTGAAGACCGTGCCGCAGCTGATCATGGGCCTCAAGCTGCGGCGCAGCACGCTGAACATCGACCTGATCCTCGGCTCCAACATCGACCTGCTGTACAGGCTGAAGAACCTCGAGCTGGACGCCATCCTGGTCTCGCTCAACGACAGCGTGAACGATCCGGACTGCGAGTCGCTGCCGCTGTTTCGCGACGACATCTTCCTCGCCGTGCCGGTCGACTCGCCCTTCGCCAACCAGGCCGAGGTTGATCTGGCCGAGCTGCGCGAGGCCACCTTCATCACCCTGACCCAGGGCTTCGCCACCCACCAGGACGCGTTGCGCGTGTTCCGGCAGGCCGGCTTCGCGCCCCAGGTGGCGATGCAGGTCAACGACATCTTCACCCTGCTCAGCATGGTCAGCTCCGGGGTCGGCTACGCCCTGCTGCCGGGGCGCATCGCCGCGGTGTACGAGAACCGCGTGCGGCTGATCCCGCTCGAGGCGCGCTACCGGATGCAGCAGCAGATCGGCGTGGTGTTTTTGAAGAGCCGCGAGCGCGATCCCAACCTGCTCGCCCTGCTCGCCGAGTGCCGGATGTATGCCAAGCGGCGTGACGGCTGA
- a CDS encoding ferritin-like domain-containing protein — MNEIQRFLAHAIQLEKESSRRYAELAEAMQKLGNAEVAEFFQQMSHYSRLHQREAMERGGFHDLPKLAADEYDWPEGSSPEAAWGPVDPDIDVLGAMALAMRGEQRSHEYYQKIADETADPEVKAMATEFADEEAEHVVQLDVWHANLTKLSAAG; from the coding sequence GTGAACGAGATCCAGCGTTTCCTTGCCCATGCCATCCAGCTGGAGAAGGAGTCGTCCCGCCGCTATGCCGAGCTGGCCGAAGCCATGCAGAAACTCGGCAATGCCGAGGTGGCGGAGTTCTTCCAGCAGATGTCCCACTATTCCCGTCTGCACCAGCGCGAGGCCATGGAGCGCGGCGGCTTCCACGACCTGCCGAAGCTGGCGGCCGACGAGTACGACTGGCCCGAGGGCTCCAGCCCGGAGGCCGCCTGGGGCCCGGTAGACCCGGACATCGACGTGCTCGGCGCCATGGCGCTGGCCATGCGCGGCGAGCAGCGCAGCCACGAGTACTACCAGAAGATCGCCGACGAAACCGCCGATCCGGAAGTGAAGGCGATGGCCACGGAGTTCGCCGACGAGGAGGCGGAGCATGTGGTGCAGTTGGATGTCTGGCATGCCAACCTGACCAAGCTGAGCGCCGCCGGCTGA
- a CDS encoding LTA synthase family protein gives MAGRFLVNFMRRCLQHPLFSLIALIGLVLVVPLGLRLAQGWSNPLGYLSDLGIASLLIVLLYRRPWWLALPVLSVWSLMMLATAELVSAVGRLPSVADLHYLLDPQFLENSTGGGFAHPWLAAALALGLAIWLIAQGAGRSRPAAGLPRHAWLAPALLLLAHGGAQYLQPGEDDQWRLFNLPHQLLAAGIGAGQARAEEWLQGDSVDLPPQMAGLTRLDLNGQKLLRAPGRARNVLLVVLEGIPGAYVGMNRHALHSRYRENLMPNLSAWAERGMNTPDYVLHSHQTIRGLYAMLCGDYDKLDNGTPKGVEMLTLTRRNQDCLPAQLRKNGFATHYLQGAGLRFMAKDRIMPHIGFDATRGREWFTNPSHLDFPWGKDDKAFFEGALDYIGQLRQQERPWMLTLLSVGTHQPYSAPEEYLQRHATPKQAAVAYLDDALGQFLAGLERQGVLKDTLVIVTSDESHGIDGVRLASSWGFSLVLAPEQEQLPRLKSGVYGHVDLSASLLDYFGFPMPATLSGRSLFRDYATGREIMSFTNGKLRYHDGRGTLTECDFQQHCRYYASEGFIAGQATLLGRYGGKRARQIASRAAALDRTLLRTPLSRHYQFGSPARIPLQAQVRDDWADNLIGAQYLEMPKGSHTRVRLTVRSVDPQQNAYILLKAKEFEQDVPLGLPTEMLVTPERPLEMDFSFDNPESRKAFSFHLLGYGLGAIEVSDFSVITELPGQAEALDEVPDDGNAQSS, from the coding sequence ATGGCTGGCAGATTTCTTGTGAACTTCATGCGTCGCTGCTTGCAGCATCCCCTTTTTTCCCTCATCGCCTTGATCGGGCTGGTGCTGGTCGTTCCTCTGGGCCTGCGCCTTGCCCAGGGGTGGTCCAATCCACTCGGCTATCTCTCGGACCTGGGCATCGCCAGCCTGCTGATCGTGCTCCTGTATCGGCGTCCATGGTGGCTGGCATTGCCGGTGTTGTCGGTGTGGAGCCTGATGATGCTGGCCACGGCCGAACTGGTCAGCGCAGTCGGCAGGCTGCCGAGCGTGGCGGACCTCCACTACCTGCTCGACCCGCAGTTTCTGGAGAACTCCACCGGTGGCGGTTTTGCCCATCCCTGGCTGGCCGCCGCCCTGGCGCTCGGCCTGGCGATCTGGCTGATCGCCCAGGGGGCCGGTCGTTCCAGACCCGCTGCAGGCTTGCCCCGGCATGCCTGGCTGGCGCCGGCGCTGCTCCTGCTGGCCCACGGCGGCGCACAGTACCTGCAGCCCGGCGAGGACGATCAGTGGCGGCTGTTCAACCTGCCGCATCAGCTGCTGGCGGCAGGCATCGGGGCGGGGCAGGCGCGAGCGGAAGAGTGGCTGCAAGGCGACAGCGTCGATCTGCCGCCGCAGATGGCGGGCCTCACCCGGCTCGACCTGAATGGACAAAAACTGCTGCGTGCCCCCGGACGCGCCCGCAATGTACTGCTGGTCGTGCTCGAAGGCATTCCCGGCGCCTATGTGGGGATGAACCGGCACGCCCTGCACAGCCGCTATCGGGAAAACCTGATGCCGAATCTGAGTGCATGGGCCGAGCGTGGCATGAACACGCCCGACTATGTGCTGCACAGCCATCAGACCATTCGCGGCCTGTACGCGATGCTCTGCGGCGATTACGACAAGCTCGACAATGGCACGCCCAAGGGCGTCGAGATGCTGACCCTGACCCGCCGCAACCAGGACTGCCTGCCGGCCCAGCTACGCAAGAACGGGTTCGCCACGCACTACCTGCAGGGCGCGGGCCTCAGGTTCATGGCCAAGGACAGGATCATGCCGCACATCGGCTTCGATGCCACCCGGGGCCGGGAGTGGTTCACCAACCCGTCGCACCTGGATTTCCCGTGGGGCAAGGATGACAAGGCGTTCTTCGAGGGCGCGCTGGACTACATCGGCCAGCTGCGGCAACAGGAGCGGCCCTGGATGCTCACGCTGCTGAGCGTGGGCACCCACCAGCCCTATTCGGCGCCCGAGGAGTACCTGCAGCGCCACGCCACGCCCAAGCAGGCGGCGGTGGCCTACCTGGACGATGCGCTCGGGCAATTCCTGGCCGGCCTGGAGCGTCAGGGCGTGTTGAAGGATACCCTGGTCATCGTCACCTCGGACGAATCCCATGGCATCGACGGCGTGCGCCTGGCCTCGTCGTGGGGCTTCAGCCTGGTGTTGGCGCCGGAGCAGGAGCAGTTGCCCCGGCTGAAGTCCGGGGTCTACGGACATGTCGATCTGAGCGCTTCGCTACTCGACTACTTCGGCTTCCCGATGCCGGCGACCCTGAGCGGTCGTTCGCTGTTCCGCGACTATGCAACGGGGCGGGAGATCATGTCGTTCACCAACGGCAAGCTGCGCTATCACGATGGGCGGGGCACCCTGACCGAGTGCGATTTCCAGCAGCACTGCCGGTATTACGCCAGTGAGGGCTTCATCGCCGGGCAGGCGACCCTGCTGGGCCGATATGGCGGCAAGCGTGCGCGGCAGATCGCCTCGCGCGCCGCCGCGCTGGATCGCACCCTGCTGCGGACACCGCTGAGCCGGCACTACCAGTTCGGCAGCCCGGCCAGGATCCCGCTTCAGGCGCAAGTCAGGGACGACTGGGCGGACAACCTCATCGGCGCCCAGTACCTGGAGATGCCCAAGGGATCGCACACCCGCGTACGCCTGACCGTGCGCTCCGTGGACCCGCAACAGAACGCCTACATTCTGCTCAAGGCCAAGGAGTTCGAGCAGGACGTGCCCCTGGGCCTTCCCACGGAAATGCTGGTCACGCCCGAGCGGCCGCTGGAGATGGATTTCAGCTTCGACAATCCGGAGTCGCGCAAGGCGTTCTCCTTCCATCTGCTCGGCTACGGGCTGGGGGCCATCGAGGTCAGCGACTTCAGTGTGATTACCGAGTTGCCGGGGCAGGCGGAGGCGCTGGACGAAGTCCCGGACGACGGCAATGCCCAATCGAGCTGA
- a CDS encoding TerC family protein, with amino-acid sequence MEALMAFATIPFLGTATWLWLLFIGIVIALLVFDLGVLHRDHHEIGVQESLLLSAGYISAGLLFGLLVWHWKGLDASLEYYTGFLIEKSLSMDNVFVMAMIFGYLAIPRRYQHEVLFWGILGVIVLRALMIGLGAALIAEFHWILYLFGVFLLLTGLRMLFSRVDDDQNMENNRFVQFLRHRLRVTDRLHDGRFIVRQPNASGRPVLWATPLLLALILIECADVVFAVDSVPAIFAITLDPFLVYTSNIFAVLGLRALYFALAALIHRFAYLKYALALVLVFIGGKILLASVIGKIPAPVSLGVTFGLLLGGVLFSLWKTRNQAALGESDKQLH; translated from the coding sequence ATGGAAGCTCTCATGGCGTTCGCCACAATCCCCTTTCTCGGCACCGCCACCTGGCTGTGGCTGCTGTTCATCGGCATCGTCATCGCGCTGCTGGTCTTCGACCTCGGCGTGCTGCACCGCGACCACCACGAAATCGGCGTGCAGGAAAGCCTGCTGCTGTCCGCCGGCTACATCAGCGCCGGCCTGCTGTTCGGCCTGCTGGTCTGGCACTGGAAGGGCCTGGACGCGAGCCTGGAGTACTACACCGGCTTTCTGATCGAAAAATCGCTGTCGATGGACAACGTGTTCGTCATGGCGATGATCTTCGGCTATCTGGCGATTCCCCGCCGCTACCAGCACGAGGTGCTGTTCTGGGGCATTCTCGGGGTGATCGTGCTGCGTGCGCTGATGATCGGTCTGGGCGCCGCGCTGATCGCCGAGTTCCACTGGATTCTCTACCTGTTCGGCGTCTTCCTGCTGCTGACCGGCCTGCGGATGCTGTTCTCCCGAGTCGACGACGACCAGAACATGGAAAACAACCGGTTCGTCCAGTTCCTGCGCCACCGCCTGCGGGTGACCGACCGGCTGCACGACGGGCGCTTCATCGTCCGCCAGCCCAACGCCAGCGGCAGGCCCGTGCTCTGGGCCACGCCGCTCTTGCTGGCGCTGATTCTGATCGAGTGCGCCGACGTGGTCTTCGCGGTGGACAGCGTGCCGGCGATCTTCGCCATCACCCTGGACCCCTTCCTCGTCTACACCTCGAACATCTTCGCCGTCCTCGGCCTGCGCGCGCTGTACTTCGCCCTGGCGGCGCTGATCCACCGCTTCGCCTACCTGAAATACGCCCTGGCCCTGGTGCTGGTGTTCATCGGCGGCAAGATCCTCCTGGCCAGCGTCATCGGCAAGATCCCGGCCCCGGTATCGCTCGGCGTGACCTTCGGCCTGCTGCTCGGCGGCGTCCTGTTCTCACTGTGGAAAACCAGAAACCAGGCCGCGCTCGGGGAAAGCGACAAACAGCTCCACTGA
- a CDS encoding M10 family metallopeptidase C-terminal domain-containing protein, with product MTTSTPSSNVAPSTPRAATGKVLVDNKSAYSPNDNDRSIEAMLVQPDGKILLLGLSFYGSETVIRLNADGTLDTDFGALGKVSSDWGSSLSLQADGRILVAGFSADHDFAVSRLNTDGSLDTSFGEGGKANVDFDGGGWARVVVVQPDGKILLAGSGDNDFGVIRLNADGSLDSGFGELSRVIVDIAGGKDRVDSLVVQPDGKILVSGSSYNPASGGWDFGVTRLNADGSLDTGFGDLGKVIVDLGVTHASDDKSYGLFLQDDGRILVAGTGYYEHYLTHNSYYDYSFGVIRLNADGSLDSGFGDQGRAIVDPTGVYDARSDAVVQPDGKILLFGGGSYEYQNTITRLNADGSLDTGFGNDGFLTSSSSDERYSRLAVQSDGKILLAEGHFTAESSTLEDDEPSGEWDFGVIRMNADGSRDPNFGDLDDGTVLVEGGDGNDELIGRRHADIDELLLGKGGDDSLNGGGNAAFLGGDDILDGGAGRDSLTGGDGADLFRFSNRADSYRTASEGFADRVHDFAPDEDRIDLSTLGFTGLGDDRDGTLAVQVSGERTYLKSFEADAEGRRFEVILDGDFGGQLDDGQLIFAPQLLAGSAAGEHLSGTRLAEILGGAGGDDRLHGAGGDDLLDGGAGRDLLIGGSGADVFRIASREDSYRTAGESFADRIRDFDPDEDRIDLSALGFTGLGDGRDGTLAVQVGGERTYLKSFEADAEGRRFELALDGDLAGRLDSGNLLFAAMALAGSAADDQLIGSAAPEILRGADGDDYLHGGAGDDLLDSGAGRDVLIGGSGADLFRFASLEDSYRTAGESFADRIRDFETGTDRIDLSALGFTGLGDGRDGTLAVQVSGERTYLKSFETDAAGRRFEIVLDGDHGDLSAEDFLFTAPMATAIELTGVAQPEQAG from the coding sequence ATGACTACATCGACACCGAGCAGTAACGTAGCGCCCTCCACGCCCCGCGCGGCCACCGGCAAGGTGCTCGTGGACAACAAGAGTGCCTACAGCCCCAACGACAACGACCGGAGCATCGAAGCCATGCTCGTGCAGCCCGACGGCAAGATCCTGCTGCTGGGCCTCAGCTTCTACGGTTCCGAGACCGTCATCCGGCTGAATGCCGACGGCACCCTCGACACCGATTTCGGCGCCCTCGGCAAGGTCTCCAGCGACTGGGGTAGCAGCCTGTCCCTGCAAGCCGACGGCCGTATCCTGGTGGCCGGGTTCAGCGCCGATCACGACTTCGCCGTGAGCCGCCTGAATACCGACGGCAGCCTCGACACCAGCTTCGGCGAGGGCGGCAAGGCCAACGTCGATTTCGACGGCGGAGGCTGGGCCCGTGTCGTGGTCGTGCAGCCCGACGGCAAGATCCTGCTGGCCGGCTCCGGCGACAACGACTTCGGCGTGATCCGCCTGAACGCCGACGGCAGCCTCGACAGCGGCTTCGGCGAGCTCAGCAGGGTCATCGTCGATATCGCCGGCGGCAAGGACCGGGTCGACAGCCTCGTCGTGCAGCCCGACGGCAAGATCCTGGTGTCAGGCTCCAGCTACAACCCCGCCAGCGGTGGCTGGGACTTCGGCGTGACGCGGCTGAATGCCGACGGCAGCCTCGACACCGGGTTCGGTGACCTCGGCAAGGTGATCGTCGATCTTGGCGTGACCCACGCGAGCGACGACAAGAGCTACGGTCTGTTCCTGCAAGACGATGGCAGGATTCTGGTCGCGGGCACTGGCTACTACGAGCACTACCTTACCCACAACAGCTACTACGACTACAGCTTCGGCGTGATCCGCCTGAATGCCGATGGCAGCCTCGACAGCGGTTTCGGCGACCAGGGCAGGGCCATCGTCGATCCCACGGGGGTCTACGATGCGAGGAGCGATGCCGTGGTACAGCCCGATGGCAAGATCCTGCTATTCGGCGGCGGCAGCTATGAGTACCAGAACACCATAACCCGGCTGAACGCCGATGGCAGCCTCGACACCGGCTTCGGTAACGACGGCTTTCTCACCTCCTCCTCCAGCGATGAGCGCTATTCCAGGCTCGCCGTCCAGTCCGACGGCAAGATCCTCCTGGCCGAAGGGCACTTCACCGCCGAATCGAGCACCCTGGAAGATGATGAGCCCTCGGGGGAGTGGGATTTCGGCGTGATCCGCATGAACGCCGACGGCAGTCGTGACCCGAATTTCGGCGACCTGGACGATGGCACCGTTCTCGTCGAGGGTGGCGACGGCAACGACGAGCTGATCGGCCGCCGTCACGCCGACATCGACGAACTGCTCCTCGGCAAGGGGGGCGATGACAGTCTGAACGGCGGGGGCAACGCCGCCTTCCTCGGCGGCGACGACATCCTCGACGGTGGCGCCGGGCGCGACAGCCTGACCGGCGGCGACGGCGCCGACCTGTTCCGTTTCTCGAATCGCGCGGACAGCTACCGTACCGCCAGCGAAGGCTTCGCCGACCGGGTTCACGACTTCGCCCCCGACGAGGATCGCATCGACCTCTCGACGCTCGGCTTCACCGGCCTGGGCGACGACCGCGACGGCACCCTGGCCGTGCAGGTGAGCGGCGAGCGCACCTACCTCAAGAGCTTCGAGGCGGATGCCGAAGGAAGGCGCTTCGAAGTGATCCTGGACGGCGACTTCGGCGGCCAGCTCGACGACGGCCAACTGATTTTCGCGCCGCAGCTCCTCGCAGGCAGCGCGGCCGGCGAGCACCTGAGCGGCACGCGGCTGGCCGAGATCCTCGGCGGCGCGGGCGGCGACGACCGCCTGCACGGCGCCGGCGGCGACGACCTGCTCGATGGCGGCGCCGGACGCGACCTGCTGATCGGCGGCAGCGGCGCCGATGTATTCCGCATCGCCAGCCGCGAGGACAGCTACCGCACCGCCGGCGAGAGCTTCGCCGACCGGATCCGCGACTTCGACCCCGACGAGGATCGCATCGACCTCTCGGCGCTCGGCTTCACCGGCCTGGGCGACGGCCGCGACGGCACCCTGGCCGTGCAGGTGGGCGGCGAGCGCACCTACCTCAAGAGCTTCGAGGCGGACGCCGAGGGACGGCGCTTCGAACTCGCCCTGGACGGCGATCTCGCCGGCCGGCTCGACAGCGGCAATCTGCTCTTCGCCGCCATGGCCCTTGCCGGCAGTGCGGCCGACGACCAGTTGATCGGCAGCGCGGCGCCGGAAATCCTCCGCGGCGCGGACGGCGACGACTACCTGCACGGCGGCGCCGGCGACGATCTGCTCGATAGCGGTGCCGGGCGCGATGTTCTGATCGGCGGCAGCGGCGCCGATCTGTTCCGCTTCGCGAGCCTCGAGGACAGCTACCGTACCGCCGGCGAGAGCTTCGCCGACCGGATCCGCGACTTCGAGACCGGTACAGACCGCATCGACCTCTCGGCGCTCGGCTTCACCGGCCTGGGCGACGGCCGCGACGGCACCCTGGCCGTGCAGGTGAGCGGCGAGCGCACCTACCTCAAGAGCTTCGAGACGGACGCCGCGGGACGGCGTTTCGAGATCGTTCTGGATGGCGACCATGGCGATCTTTCCGCCGAGGATTTTCTCTTCACCGCACCGATGGCTACGGCCATCGAGCTGACCGGTGTCGCGCAGCCCGAACAGGCTGGCTGA
- a CDS encoding response regulator, whose amino-acid sequence MSDIPTILLVEDDRQIRELVAATLEGEGYAVVEAGSAAEGAVQAGACRPDLLILDLGLPDRNGINFIRDYRIWSSVPILILSARTQEISKITALEAGADDYLTKPFGVAELLERVCALLKRAPAERDQLEPTIDFGDCRIDCVHRVVSRAGEPLHLTDIQYRLLILLASNPGRVLTHRQLLLQIWGSHAVENNQYLRVHVGHLRQKIERVPAQPRHILTEIGVGYRFQP is encoded by the coding sequence ATGAGCGACATCCCGACCATCCTGCTGGTGGAGGACGACCGGCAGATCCGCGAACTGGTCGCCGCCACCCTGGAGGGCGAAGGCTATGCCGTGGTCGAGGCCGGCAGCGCCGCCGAAGGCGCGGTGCAGGCCGGCGCCTGCCGCCCGGACCTGCTGATCCTCGACCTGGGCCTGCCCGACCGCAACGGCATCAACTTCATCCGCGACTACCGGATCTGGTCCTCGGTGCCCATCCTGATCCTCTCCGCGCGGACCCAGGAGATCAGCAAGATCACCGCCCTGGAGGCAGGCGCCGACGACTACCTGACCAAGCCCTTCGGCGTTGCCGAGCTGCTCGAGCGGGTGTGCGCGCTGCTCAAGCGCGCCCCCGCGGAGCGCGACCAGCTGGAACCGACCATCGACTTCGGCGACTGCCGGATCGACTGCGTGCACCGCGTCGTCAGCCGCGCCGGCGAACCCCTGCACCTGACCGACATCCAGTACCGGCTGCTGATCCTGCTGGCCTCGAACCCCGGCCGGGTCCTCACCCACCGCCAGCTGCTGCTGCAGATCTGGGGCAGCCATGCGGTGGAGAACAACCAGTACCTGCGGGTCCACGTCGGCCACCTGCGGCAGAAGATCGAGCGCGTCCCGGCCCAGCCGCGCCACATCCTCACCGAGATCGGCGTCGGCTACCGCTTCCAGCCCTGA